The Borreliella afzelii DNA segment GGGTAAGGTCATGTATCATACAAGATTGATGAATGTTTTGTGGGCTTGGAGAGCCAGCAAAAAAATGTTTGCAATTTTCTTTGCCAATACGTTGAACAAAGAGAAAAAGGCGGTTTACTTGTACCCGTTGAAAGAGGGTGATGTGTTTTACGGAATTTTTTACGGATACAAAAGAATCAAGGGAAATAGGTTTTTCACCGATTATGCGTCTGTTTGTAGATTTTCTAAAAAAAAATTCAAAACCTTCAATAAGGCTTATTACCTTGAATTTAGGTTCAAAACGGGAAGTGTATTCCTGTATGTTCATACTATATCTTATTTCATTAACGGTCGGGATATTCGGTCTATTAGAAAATTGTATAAGAAACTTTTGAAGTTAGAACAAGAAGTGTTCAAGTTTTACTCCAAAGAGTTACAGCCCGAAGGAATTATTACTAAGTGGGTTGCAAAAATTAAGCAAAAAAGGGAAGAAATGCTAGATCAAATTGGCAATCTGATCAATCCCCCATCCCATCTGCGTGTACGCAGTCGATTTCGTAAGTTTTGAAAATTTACTATTATTTGGCTGTAATTTGTGTTATACTACATTTAGTAAGTG contains these protein-coding regions:
- a CDS encoding DUF226 domain-containing protein; translated protein: MYHTRLMNVLWAWRASKKMFAIFFANTLNKEKKAVYLYPLKEGDVFYGIFYGYKRIKGNRFFTDYASVCRFSKKKFKTFNKAYYLEFRFKTGSVFLYVHTISYFINGRDIRSIRKLYKKLLKLEQEVFKFYSKELQPEGIITKWVAKIKQKREEMLDQIGNLINPPSHLRVRSRFRKF